GCAACGAGAGGCAGCCCTCCTCGTCCTCCTGCTCGCCATCGAAATCGGAGAGCACCGGGTTCACCAGGTGGCCCACCTGGCCCGCCACGTGGTAGGAGAACACCCGCAGGCCGACGCCGATCTGCGGGCCGGCCACTCCGGCGCGGCCCGGCTCCCGGACGGTGTCCTCCAGGTCCCGGACGATCTCGCGCAGGCTGGCGTCGAAGTCGGTGACCGGGTCGGCGGGCGTACGCAGTACCGGATCACCGTAGAGCCGAATCGGCCGAACTGTCATGCCTGAAACCTTATCTGGTCGTTACGCCTGCCGGCTCAGCCACTCGTCGAACGTGGTCGGCATGAGACGCGCGTCCGGCCCGGGGAGCAGCACGTCGCCGGCCATCGACACGTCGAACAGCGACGACCAGGTGGGGATCAGGGTGACCGCCCGCCCGCGAGCGGTGTTGGTGCGCCGGGCCATGTCCACCAGGTCCTGCGTCTGCGGCCCGGCGACGTCGCGGTAGCGCCCCAGCGGTGCGCCGGTGGCGATCTCGGCGAGCACGGCCGCCACGTCCTCGGGCGCGATCGGCTGCACGAGCAGGGGTGCGATGGTGGCCGCGCCGTCCCGCTCGGTCCAGCCGGCCACCATCGCGGCGAAGTCGTGGAACTGCGTCGCCGGGACGATCGTCCACGGCACCGGCCCCTCGCTGACCAGACGCTCCTGCTCGCGCTTGCCGGCGTAGTGCGCGTTGCCCTCGACCCGGTGCACGCCGACGATCGACAGCAGGACGTGGTGCCGCACCCCGGCGCGCCGGGCGGCGGCGAGCAGGTTGCCGGTGGCAGCACCGAAATAGGCGACGGCCTCGTCCCGGTCGCCAGCCGGGCCGTTGGTGACGTCGACGACCGCCTCGACACCGGTCAGGGCGGCGTCCAGGCCGTCGCCGGTGAGCAGGTCCACGCCGAGCGATCGGCTGATCCGGACCACCTGGTGGCCGGCCCGCTCCAGGGCGGCCACGGTGAGGGCTCCGATGTTTCCGGTCGCTCCGGCGACGGCGATGCGCATGCTGGTCATGACGCTCTCCTTTCTCCACCGGTAACCTATCTCGGACAATGCAGATCCGCAATATCTGCGATAGAATCACCTCATGAAACTGCCGGTGAGCACCGAGTGGCTGTTGCACTGCGCCGCGTCGCTGGCGCAGTTGGAGGCGGGCGCCACCGCGTCGGCCACCCAGCTCGCGCAGTATTTCGACGTGCCGGCGGCCTACCTCGCCAAGCAGCTCCAGTCGCTGGTCCGGGGTGGGGTGCTGGCCGCGACGACCGGGCCGCGCGGCGGGTTCCGGCTGGCCCGGGACGCCGCGCGGATCACTCTGCTGGACATCGTCGAGGCGGTGGACGGCGCCTCGGATCCGTATGAGTGCCGGGAGATCCGGCAGCGGGGTCGCGGCGCGTTGAGCCCGGAGGAGTGCCGCAGCCCGTGCATCCTGGCGCGCAAGATGGCCGAGGCCCACGACGCCTGGCGGCAGAGTCTCGCCGCGACCACGCTGGCGGACATCGTCGCCGCGATCCCGGCGTCCGCCCCGGCCCGCACCCGGGCACGGCTGACCGGGGCGCCCTGACACTGCCTCCCGTCCGGGCCACCGTCGCCGCACCGGGCCCGGCCCACCGGCCGTGACACCGCTCCCCGCGCGAGCCACTGTCACGGCACCAGGCCCGGCCCACCGGCCGGAACACCACTCCTCGCGCGAGCCACTGTCACGGCACCGGGCCCGGCCCACCGGCCGAACGAGTGCGAGACGCCGGTACCGCCCGGCCACGTCGCACACCGCTCGACCGGCAGGCCACCCCTGGGGGCCGGTCAGCCCTCCGGGGTGACCGCCCGGGACAGGGCGACCCCCGCCACGATCAGGGCCAGGGCCGCGACCCGCCCGGGCGTCAGCGGGTCCTTGTGGACGATCACGCCCAGGGTGATGGCACCGACCGCGCCGATGCCGGTGAACACCGCGTAGGCCGTACCGACCGGCAGGCCCTTCATCGCGAGCGACAGCAGGTAGACGGCCACGGCGGCGAGCACGAAGCAGACCAGGGTCGGGACCAGGCGGGTGAAGCCGGCCGTCGGTTTGATGCTCTGGGACCAGGCGACCTCGACCAGGCCGGCGACGATCAACAGGAGCCAGCTCACCATTCCCCGCCGATCTTCCGGGCCGCGGTCAGCGCGGCCGAGCGGGACACCTCGTGCGCGTCGCGCCGGCCGGCCAGTGCGGGATCGACGCGGGCGTTGACGAGTTCGGTGCCGAGGAAGGCCATCGCCGCGTCCGGGACGGCGAAGTGCCCGGTGAAGAAGTCGCGCAGGTACCGCTCCTGATGATCCACCGGGTGGCGCGGGGTGCCGGGACCGTACGCCCCGCCGCGCGCGTAGGCCACCACGAATCGGCGCCCGGCCAGCGACATCTTCGGGAACGTGACCTGGTCGATCCACGCCTTGAGCGACGCCGGGATGCCGAAGTTGTACATCGGCGTGGCGATCAGCACCGTGTCGGCGGCGACCAGTTCGGCCAGCAGCGGTTCGACGATCGCCCAGGCCGCTGCC
This window of the Actinoplanes oblitus genome carries:
- a CDS encoding peptide deformylase, giving the protein MTVRPIRLYGDPVLRTPADPVTDFDASLREIVRDLEDTVREPGRAGVAGPQIGVGLRVFSYHVAGQVGHLVNPVLSDFDGEQEDEEGCLSLPGLGYSTKRAMAVTARGFDQHGEPLVIHGTGFLARALQHETDHLDGRLYIDTLTGDVRRQALRELRRVVPR
- a CDS encoding SDR family oxidoreductase, with the protein product MRIAVAGATGNIGALTVAALERAGHQVVRISRSLGVDLLTGDGLDAALTGVEAVVDVTNGPAGDRDEAVAYFGAATGNLLAAARRAGVRHHVLLSIVGVHRVEGNAHYAGKREQERLVSEGPVPWTIVPATQFHDFAAMVAGWTERDGAATIAPLLVQPIAPEDVAAVLAEIATGAPLGRYRDVAGPQTQDLVDMARRTNTARGRAVTLIPTWSSLFDVSMAGDVLLPGPDARLMPTTFDEWLSRQA
- a CDS encoding RrF2 family transcriptional regulator → MKLPVSTEWLLHCAASLAQLEAGATASATQLAQYFDVPAAYLAKQLQSLVRGGVLAATTGPRGGFRLARDAARITLLDIVEAVDGASDPYECREIRQRGRGALSPEECRSPCILARKMAEAHDAWRQSLAATTLADIVAAIPASAPARTRARLTGAP
- a CDS encoding DMT family transporter — protein: MVSWLLLIVAGLVEVAWSQSIKPTAGFTRLVPTLVCFVLAAVAVYLLSLAMKGLPVGTAYAVFTGIGAVGAITLGVIVHKDPLTPGRVAALALIVAGVALSRAVTPEG
- a CDS encoding FMN-dependent NADH-azoreductase, which codes for MPSATPTLLHLDASARRRSFSREVGDAVAEAWRSAHPGGRYLHRDLALTPVPQIDEAWTELCDYVLAHQITDIARYAEAVRTPEQAAAWAIVEPLLAELVAADTVLIATPMYNFGIPASLKAWIDQVTFPKMSLAGRRFVVAYARGGAYGPGTPRHPVDHQERYLRDFFTGHFAVPDAAMAFLGTELVNARVDPALAGRRDAHEVSRSAALTAARKIGGEW